In the Acanthopagrus latus isolate v.2019 chromosome 23, fAcaLat1.1, whole genome shotgun sequence genome, one interval contains:
- the ubfd1 gene encoding ubiquitin domain-containing protein UBFD1 isoform X1 gives MATQDGSEEVIMETEAKPKEAEPLVEDAEATSHTDAGNATTQDSSISNGDDADDKEMVDLKIIWNKNKYDLKIPVDSTGAKLKESIHSLTGLPPAMQKVMYKGLLPEDKTLREIKITNGAKIMVVGSTINDVLAVNTPKEVIQQEVKAEENKKEPLCRQKQHRKVLDKGKPDDIMPAIKGTKERLPTVPLSGMFNKSGGKVRLTFKLEQDQLWIGTKERTEKVPMGSIKNVVSEPIEDHEDYHMMAFQLGPTEASQYWVYWVPAQFVDAIKDTVLGKWQYF, from the exons ATGGCGACCCAGGATG GAAGTGAGGAAGTCATAATGGAAACTGAGGCAAAGCCAAAAGAAGCCGAACCGCTAGTTGAAGATGCAGAAGCTACGTCTCACACAGATGCAGGAAACGCCACAACTCAGGACTCTAGTATTAGCAATGGGGACGACGCAGACGACAAGGAGATGGTGGACTTGAAGATTATCTGGAACAAGAATAAATATGACCTGAAAATTCCTGTTGATAGCACCGGAGCCAAACTAAAAGAGAGCATCCATTCTCTCACTG GTCTTCCACCGGCAATGCAGAAAGTGATGTACAAAGGACTGCTTCCAGAGGACAAGACGCTACGCGAGATAAAGATTACAAACGGTGCAAAAATAATGGTGGTTGGCTCTACAATAAATGATGTATTAGCTGTGAATACACCCAAAGAGGTCATTCAGCAGGAAGTGAAAGCCGAAGAGAACAAGAAAGAGCCTTTATGCAGGCAAAAG CAACACAGGAAAGTTTTGGATAAAGGTAAACCAGACGACATAATGCCAGCTATTAAAGGAACAAAG GAACGATTACCAACAGTGCCTTTATCCGGAATGTTTAACAAGTCCGGAGGAAAAGTTAGACTCACATTCAAACTGGAGCAAGATCAGTTGTGGATCGGAACAAAGG AGAGAACGGAGAAAGTCCCAATGGGCTCCATTAAAAACGTAGTGTCCGAACCCATCGAAGACCATGAGGACTATCACATGATG GCTTTTCAGTTGGGTCCGACGGAAGCGTCTCAGTATTGGGTCTACTGGGTGCCTGCACAGTTTGTCGATGCAATCAAAGACACAGTCCTTGGAAAATGGCAGTATTTCTAa
- the ubfd1 gene encoding ubiquitin domain-containing protein UBFD1 isoform X3: METEAKPKEAEPLVEDAEATSHTDAGNATTQDSSISNGDDADDKEMVDLKIIWNKNKYDLKIPVDSTGAKLKESIHSLTGLPPAMQKVMYKGLLPEDKTLREIKITNGAKIMVVGSTINDVLAVNTPKEVIQQEVKAEENKKEPLCRQKQHRKVLDKGKPDDIMPAIKGTKERLPTVPLSGMFNKSGGKVRLTFKLEQDQLWIGTKERTEKVPMGSIKNVVSEPIEDHEDYHMMAFQLGPTEASQYWVYWVPAQFVDAIKDTVLGKWQYF; encoded by the exons ATGGAAACTGAGGCAAAGCCAAAAGAAGCCGAACCGCTAGTTGAAGATGCAGAAGCTACGTCTCACACAGATGCAGGAAACGCCACAACTCAGGACTCTAGTATTAGCAATGGGGACGACGCAGACGACAAGGAGATGGTGGACTTGAAGATTATCTGGAACAAGAATAAATATGACCTGAAAATTCCTGTTGATAGCACCGGAGCCAAACTAAAAGAGAGCATCCATTCTCTCACTG GTCTTCCACCGGCAATGCAGAAAGTGATGTACAAAGGACTGCTTCCAGAGGACAAGACGCTACGCGAGATAAAGATTACAAACGGTGCAAAAATAATGGTGGTTGGCTCTACAATAAATGATGTATTAGCTGTGAATACACCCAAAGAGGTCATTCAGCAGGAAGTGAAAGCCGAAGAGAACAAGAAAGAGCCTTTATGCAGGCAAAAG CAACACAGGAAAGTTTTGGATAAAGGTAAACCAGACGACATAATGCCAGCTATTAAAGGAACAAAG GAACGATTACCAACAGTGCCTTTATCCGGAATGTTTAACAAGTCCGGAGGAAAAGTTAGACTCACATTCAAACTGGAGCAAGATCAGTTGTGGATCGGAACAAAGG AGAGAACGGAGAAAGTCCCAATGGGCTCCATTAAAAACGTAGTGTCCGAACCCATCGAAGACCATGAGGACTATCACATGATG GCTTTTCAGTTGGGTCCGACGGAAGCGTCTCAGTATTGGGTCTACTGGGTGCCTGCACAGTTTGTCGATGCAATCAAAGACACAGTCCTTGGAAAATGGCAGTATTTCTAa
- the rmi2 gene encoding recQ-mediated genome instability protein 2, translating to MLKTPGETKRSPPVKVLSGQLRTAERSGTADCGDAFTVRLRGGRSLLASLVWMQGTVLELQLDRNTVLLMDETGTFAVQGVNNIPKGKPCLSQGTYVMVMGVIQAVSPEPVIRAVKMADLSELAALHRRMWKLEVEELQRLLA from the exons ATGTTGAAAACACCCGGAGAGACGAAACGGTCGCCGCCCGTCAAAGTGCTGTCCGGTCAGCTGAGGACGGCGGAGCGGAGCGGGACGGCCGACTGCGGAGATGCGTTCACGGTCAGGCTGCGGGGGGGCCGCTCCCTGCTGGCCTCTCTGGTGTGGATGCAGGGGACGGTGCTGGAGCTCCAGCTGGACAGAAACACCGTCCTGCTGATGGACGAGACCGGGACGTTTGCTGTCCAGGGTGTCAACAACATCCCCAAAGGAAAACCGTGTTTGTCCCAAG GCACATATGTCATGGTGATGGGTGTCATCCAGGCCGTCTCCCCGGAGCCAGTCATCCGTGCCGTGAAGATGGCAGACCTCTCCGAGCTCGCCGCGCTTCACAGACGGATGTGgaagctggaggtggaggagctgcagcggCTGCTGGCCTGA